A stretch of Leptospira perdikensis DNA encodes these proteins:
- a CDS encoding magnesium transporter CorA family protein: MPALFNYILTPTSKDEVLLDRPLPLSHRHPKHWIHITAENEEKLMFLFQKHDIHQLTIEDILNPNSRIKLEIFPNYIFFVFRGFHFERNQLTQKNFNFILTPNQIISLTLDYRDSIGDIIDQWKVNNKILARGYEFVVHKILDIETDHTLAITQKIEERIEHFEDQIFGNAKSLDISNVYSLRASLLSIKKGMLQNKEVLEDLEKIKNSFFSDEADAFFRDVRDHSLRILELVDSNIESISSALEAHIAISTRKTNEIMKILTIMTAIMLPMSLVAGIYGMNFRHMPTLEWEYGFISALCGMGFLGILMLLYFRIKRWY, encoded by the coding sequence ATGCCAGCTCTCTTTAATTATATTTTAACTCCTACAAGTAAAGATGAAGTGCTTCTCGATAGACCTCTACCTCTTTCGCATAGACATCCCAAACATTGGATTCATATCACAGCAGAAAACGAAGAAAAACTAATGTTTCTCTTTCAAAAACATGATATCCACCAACTTACCATTGAAGACATTCTAAATCCCAATAGTCGGATCAAACTGGAAATTTTTCCCAATTATATCTTTTTTGTTTTTCGAGGTTTCCATTTTGAAAGAAACCAACTCACACAGAAAAACTTTAACTTCATTCTAACACCAAACCAAATTATTTCTTTAACACTAGACTACCGTGATAGTATCGGTGACATCATAGACCAGTGGAAAGTGAACAATAAAATTCTTGCACGCGGATATGAATTCGTTGTACATAAAATTTTAGACATAGAAACTGACCATACTCTTGCCATCACACAAAAGATTGAAGAACGAATCGAACATTTCGAAGATCAAATTTTCGGAAATGCAAAATCCTTAGATATCAGCAATGTTTATAGTTTGCGGGCAAGTCTGCTTTCGATCAAAAAAGGGATGTTACAAAACAAAGAAGTGTTAGAAGATTTAGAAAAAATTAAGAACAGTTTTTTTAGTGATGAAGCAGATGCTTTTTTTCGAGACGTAAGAGACCATTCCCTTCGTATCTTAGAACTTGTGGATAGTAATATTGAGTCCATATCTTCTGCTCTCGAAGCCCATATTGCTATATCCACTCGCAAAACCAACGAAATCATGAAAATCCTTACCATCATGACAGCCATTATGTTACCGATGTCTCTGGTTGCAGGAATTTACGGTATGAATTTTCGTCATATGCCCACTCTCGAATGGGAATATGGATTTATCTCTGCCTTGTGTGGTATGGGTTTTTTAGGAATTTTGATGTTACTTTATTTTAGAATCAAACGTTGGTATTGA